In Littorina saxatilis isolate snail1 linkage group LG8, US_GU_Lsax_2.0, whole genome shotgun sequence, a single genomic region encodes these proteins:
- the LOC138974785 gene encoding uncharacterized protein produces MSATSQFVGPATTVSVPCYNGVRVEVRTAGQAVAELGRRLALLVLTLQQLGLMNRDPPLVSITGAPGTGKTVVLVLQGVRWLRQGHDVHVLSTRYNTRAVSTSIKQQLEMSLSAGPTPSLTPGSVSYHRYNFWDREADVEKAVTDLVACVKNGHLHVLIDEASFDSRFVFILTIPVIHRFKVHDYSDSGVPAPGDGLSVIRLSHHGNAHTGRWPVDCAQCGQDIAAVLRRLGVGRSAANSPSRLSYRDVFVLTRSLDLQDDVTDGAGRVTSPASGVVQGLKDAGVPVSVLGYQDWRHNRARWERAVQDVAVAATDTVTVAVYGWVTGLERRVVAVLQGRDQLDDDAGLTDERTDRNDRLEAVSRCTTQLITVRTPPVTTTTTPSLTTTTTPTTTTTHTTT; encoded by the exons ATGTCAGCTACGTCGCA GTTTGTTGGTCCGGCCACCACGGTGTCTGTCCCCTGCTACAACGGTGTCCGTGTGGAGGTGCGGACTGCAGGCCAGGCGGTGGCGGAACTGGGGCGGAGGCTGGCACTTCTGGTTCTGACCCTACAACAGCTGGGACTAATGAACCGAGACCCGCCACTGGTCTCCATTACGGGAGCGCCAGGAACAG GTAAGACAGTGGTGCTGGTGCTGCAAGGCGTGCGGTGGCTGCGACAGGGGCACGATGTGCACGTCCTGTCAACACGGTACAACACCCGGGCCGTCAGCACATCCATCAAACAACAGCTGGAGATGTCGCTGAGCGCGGGCCCGACGCCTTCCCTGACACCAGGCAGCGTGTCGTACCACCGGTACAATTTCTGGGACAGGGAGGCTGATGTGGAGAAGGCCGTCACCGACCTCGTGGCATGTGTGAAAAACGGCCACCTGCACGTCTTGATTGACGAGGCGAGCTTTGACAGCAGGTTTGTgttcatac tgaccataccCGTGATTCACAGGTTTAAAGTCCACGACTACAGCGACAGCGGCGTGCCTGCCCCTGGGGACGGGCTGAGTGTGATACGGCTGAGTCACCATGGCAACGCTCACACAGGTCGGTGGCCTGTGGACTGCGCACAGTGTGGTCAGGATATCGCTGCCGTGCTGCGCCGTCTGGGTGTGG GGAGGAGCGCCGCCAACAGTCCCTCCCGGCTGAGCTACCGCGACGTGTTCGTCCTGACCAGAAGCCTAGATCTACAGGATGACGTCACGGATGGGGCAGGGCGGGTGACGTCACCAGCTAGCGGCGTGGTGCAGGGACTGAAGGATGCAGGTGTACCGGTGAGTGTGTTGGGGTATCAAGACTGGCGACACAACAGGGCGAGGTGGGAGCGAGCTGTGCAGGACGTGGCGGTGGCGGCAACGGACACAGTGACAGTAGCGGTGTATGGCTGGGTGACAGGCCTGGAGCGGCGCGTGGTGGCCGTGTTACAGGGCAGAGATCAGCTTGATGATGATGCAGGGCTGACTGATGAGAGGACTGATCGTAATGACAGGCTTGAGGCAGTATCACGCTGCACCACACAGCTCATCACGGTCCGCACGCCTcctgtcaccaccaccaccacgccaTCCCTTACAACAACCActacccccaccaccacaaccacccacACCACAACCTAA
- the LOC138974035 gene encoding uncharacterized protein, with the protein MAARITQVETEADRWRQIVTSLYPDALTRTYCVPPVHFNRVPYVRDVVPGTSLSVHVLQPQASARFLHTALNTNPEGWTVPQHMWAEEPGPHLPPVGMQDSDLRDDFAQNHVMLNLQELGDSRHEAMFILSQLQFGSYLNEPAYAAAAKELPRPKDLPQDRRGDFDFLLIHRQHGILVGELKSVGTTNNAANKIDDADLAQKVKQAVKQLDKSERVVRHLVSDIGPGMTVKKTIFLPYVSSDQLKQVLDNDEQLEQAVCQSLGAANTGEALQLCCCSDQLSQPASYWHVTPAVLSQLSTWWQHRMACTVDTRLTDQLYLDIVAR; encoded by the exons ATGGCGGCTAGAATCACGCAAGTAGAGACAGAGGCCGATCGCTGGCGGCAGATCGTGACGTCACTATACCCTGACGCTCTTACCCGTACCTATTGTGTGCCGCCGGTACATTTCAATAGGGTGCCCTACGTCAGGGACGTTGTACCCGGTACCAGTCTCTCTGTGCACGTGCTACAGCCACAAGCTAGTGCCCGGTTTCTCCACACAGCTCTTAATACCAACCCCGAGGGATGGACAGTACCGCAGCATATGTGGGCCGAGGAGCCGGGGCCACATCTCCCACCAGTAGGAATGCAGGACAGCGACTTACGGGACGACTTCGCCCAAAACCACGTGATGCTAAACCTGCAGGAGCTTGGCGACAGTCGTCACGAGGCCATGTTCATCCTGTCTCAGCTACAGTTCGGCAGCTACCTCAACGAGCCTGCCTACGCCGCGGCCGCTAAAGAGCTTCCCCGACCCAAAGACTTACCACAAGATCGTCGGGGGGATTTTGACTTTCTGTTGATCCACCGCCAGCACGGCATTCTGGTCGGAGAACTCAAGTCTGTGGGGACAACCAATAATGCTGCGAATAAAATAGATGATGCTGACCTTGCCCAGAAGGTGAAGCAAGCGGTCAAGCAGCTGGACAAGTCGGAGAGAGTGGTGAGGCACCTTGTGAGTGACATCGGACCTGGCATGACTGTCAAGAAAACTATCTTCctgccttacgtcagcagtgATCAGTTAAAGCAAGTCTTGGACAACGATGAACAGTTGGAACAG GCGGTGTGTCAGAGCCTGGGTGCCGCCAACACAGGAGAAGCCTTACAGCTGTGCTGTTGCTCTGACCAACTGTCCCAGCCTGCATCGTACTGGCACGTGACACCCGCCGTGTTATCACAGCTGAGCACCTGGTGGCAACACAGGATGGCCTGTACTGTGGACACTCGGCTCACTGATCAACTTTACCTGGACATCGTAGCCAGGTGA